The Triticum dicoccoides isolate Atlit2015 ecotype Zavitan chromosome 6A, WEW_v2.0, whole genome shotgun sequence genome has a window encoding:
- the LOC119316775 gene encoding uncharacterized protein LOC119316775, giving the protein MFDGSVNFMVANHGEIQKTTKLLTLLYLHNHLLEHDVGKHMPRLEKHLNMINMLLSGGTGGPSTSTAPLLPRVLDGLFGGRSSFSGTPWNRVRHNIREPQSTLVLNHVPIRLAPVNLPVARPELVEEQNIKGTGTVQQTNGSAFSSYGGDNAGKEATTSAGQSTLTKRPREENSRDDRGKEAAIDDAQLFDNRDGVQNAIDIAGCSDISVNASPKRPHADIETKSGGKELIVYTATRCRRARLEPNYLMRERHVHSDLPLAENPFHYNKRIEFPSRRTAKELYDRLLFSDSTTTKKLWFVHTIPTLLKISGSELIECFQEFGLFTRLTSVLEGRWMKMNADGME; this is encoded by the exons ATGTTCGATGGGTCAGTAAACTTTATGGTTGCAAACCATGGAGAGATTCAGAAGACAACTAAGCTGCTGACATTGCTGTACTTGCACAACCACCTTCTTGAGCATGATGTTGGAAAGCACATGCCAAGGCTAGAGAAGCACCTAAACATGATAAACATGCTTCTTTCAG GTGGTACTGGAGGTCCTAGTACTAGCACCGCACCATTGCTACCAAGAGTGCTTGATG GACTGTTTGGAGGTAGGTCATCatttagtggaacaccatggaacaGGGTGCGCCATAATATTAGAGAACCTCAGAGCACACTTGTGTTAAACCATGTGCCTATTAGGTTAGCCCCTGTGAACCTACCTGTAGCAAGGCCAGAACTAGTAGAAGAGCAAAATATCAAAGGCACAGGAACTGTACAGCAAACCAATGGGAGTGCTTTTTCAAGTTATGGAG GAGATAATGCTGGGAAGGAGGCTACAACAAGCGCCGGGCAGAGCACTTTAACAAAGAGACCAAGAGAGGAAAATTCAAGGGATGATCGTGGTAAGGAGGCTGCAATAGATGATGCACAACTGTTTGATAATAGAG ATGGCGTTCAAAATGCAATTGACATTGCCGGCTGCAGTGATATTAGTGTTAATGCTTCTCCAAAGAGACCACATGCTGATATTGAAACAAAGTCTGGTGGCAAGGAGCTTATAGTTTACACAGCAACAAGAT GTAGACGTGCTAGATTAGAACCGAACTACTTGATGAGGGAGAGACATGTTCACTCAGATTTGCCTCTAGCGGAAAACCCTTTCCACTACAACAAAAGGATAGAATTCCCTAGTCGCAGGACAGCAAAAGAATTATATGATAGATTGTTGTTCTCTGACTCAACCACAACAAAAAA GCTATGGTTTGTTCACACTATACCAACACTGCTCAAAATTAGTGGATCGGAGCTCATTGAATGTTTCCAAGAGTTTGGCCTATTTACAAGACTTACAAGTGTATTAGAAGGACGCTGGATGAAAATGAACGCGGATGGTATGGAATAG